atcggcagtgctcAGTAAAAGCACCCATTATTAGAACTTTAATGCTTCTacgagcaagtcctaaaatattctcGGGTTTAATAGTGgcgaactggtccacagtaggcgaagagtctctcttcagcccacagtccaatcctatgttTGGCCATCGTAAATGATATACCAACTGctgatgaaaaatatacatgATGAAGGATATAACTATTCTTTTACATTTGCTccctaaacatattttatttatataagtACGTAGTCTTTCACGCctaatgttaattaaactaaaactagaactaatactagcactatcactacaactaaaactagacctagaactagaaactttcggttaagccgtgcgtctttcaaaaaagttacaacCTTCTttagaaacaagttcgaagttaCTTCGAACTTGCAgacattttatacaatttatgTACTAAATgcttattttttgttataccTATTCCACTATCAATAAATCTAGTGTttggtaaaatttatttcagtaTTACTTAACACTGAGAAGTTAATTGTAACTGTAAATGAACAAAGAatagcgttttaatttttcttcaattttatcaaaaggCCTTACTTTGGATCTTTCACTCGGCTTGCATATTCGAGAAAGTATAAATAAAAcctaatatttaaattatagttCCCTCTAGCGAACAATAGCAGTAATAGTTTTACAGGCGTATAAACAGTTCTATGGACGGCCACTGGATGACCTCTATGCACTCCTAGCAAACGATAAATCATGCGGAATAGATAGGATTTCAtctgtattttattattgaagaATATAACTTTGTCATAACATCCACATTAtcattatcgaaaattttattaatattaataacttttttaatacttttatatCTAAGGTTCCATAATATTTACTAAGAAAACCACATTATATGATTATTaggataataaaataataacctTCGCAACTTCCCCGAAGGTGTATTGTCTGTAAACTTATATGAATAGAGGCCTGCTTACTCATAGCAAGACGTTAATTACCATTGATTGTGGTTAATTGCGTACGACATAGGTAGtccattattaaattaaacgtttGCTCAATGACGAATACAAGCGACCTAAACGCACTTTAACAGTTTAGTTTCGCGGAAATAAGTATTATGGTGTTTTTCAGTAGCTAGATACTGCGATACGTGTTTTACATAGAAATTGTGCTAAAAACTGTTGTTAATATACAAAATAGAAATTTCCAACGAAAATCAGTGTAATTTGTATGCAGTATAAATAATCTATTTGTACTTtaccatttttcttttgaatcatCGTTTAGTACGGTTTTATTAGCagattgtataaataaatttaaattaaaattacttttaaaattaaaatattatttgatttttagatatttttcttagagttatatcttatttttcttCGTAGAGTTTCGTCCGTTGACCTATTGTTGATGTCTCCAGGTATactattataaaaacaataattgttctTCTTCACACTTATTGTTTTCTTGAATATTTTCCATTTCAATCAGCATTCAACCTTCAAAATCTTCCACATAACGAACTTGTTTACCTGTTTTAATCTCTACGTAGGCGACTGGTCACTTGTAATCTCcctaattaaaaagaatcaattattgttttttgtctgtaaatacaaaattattattaataacaatttttttcggATTTTTCCTCAAAGAGTTTATTTCAAGGTTAACCTATTCATCAATCAtcaaaaaaggtttttttttttcaattaattattttgaatccTCTCATTCTTCCTTTCAACGAATCGTAACATATTAAGTATTGTCCAAACTGATGATATACATCAGAGTTAAACACCTCGCATTATTGGATTATATCGTTTCAAACGTCACGCATATCAAACTCTAATGTGACTTTGTGGCCTTTCAGATATGCTAATACTTTGTACTTGGGCAGCAGAAATGTACCACATGACCTTAGCCTCAATCGAGGTTGATCGTGATGGTTTTGAATCTCGTAAAGGTACATACATGGTTCttgttatgtttattttttctcttatttaatgaaaaagattttatcttttccttttttgtattttatttaacatatatttctttttggatGACGAAGACATCGCCCTAGATTTTAAGACACAACAAGTAAGTCACCTtggaattatattaaaaatacatcttTGTTGAAACAAACACGTTTTAtgaagtaatttaaaaaaaattaattaaataataaaaatttttattaattaggtttttcttattatatttttttttcgatttgctATTTATATAttctgttattttattaaaaaaaaataacataataatttatcaattaaacAATGTTATCATGAGTAAAATTATTCTACACTTGTTGTTggaatctattttttttgcgttctacattttttttaaacagatagtttaattaaaccacaagtactttaataataaaaacataaatgttTTGACTTTGAATCTTTTAAAGCtatattttcttatattcatcatcaaatatttgtagtatttaaaacttattgtTTTGAAAGAAAGTTACTTTAGAATATTACTTTGTTCGTGTACCATTGTTTGTTCGAAAAACAAACAATAAGTAACCCAACAGCATCCGCATTcgtatttcttttttccttcATGCTGATATCTCAATAATCTCAGTGATCTAGACGAATTCTTAAATACTAAGTACCTCAATTCTAATGTCTATAATTACGAACATACAGAAGTGAATtctaaaaatcgatttttcaaattaagtactaattaaatttgctgtaATTTGCTTTTTacttcattaaaatatctcaattagttgtTAAGGTACGAATATTTCAATGATAATATCTCTTATTGTAATATCTGTGATTACAATCACAGAATTCAATTCAAGAAATCACAAGTCCAAAATGTGAACATCTTAAGGAAAATACTAATAATAGCCACTTAAATTTTGATGCTTCAATtagatttttatatacaatttttgaaaagaaatctttttttacTCAATCATTTATGATTATGTTTCTCGAATTATTGAATATAATCTGAAcactgtataaaaaaattaaacacttTAAGCGAAACAGCAGCAagcaaataaacaaatttgttgtttaaaaactagaaactgTGTTCGGAATCAGAAATCCTTGtagtaataaagaaaaatattaaaaaaatattaacgcCACTGTTGTTGTGGAAAATAGaataataaaggaaaaaaatagaactagaaaacaaTCTGTAATGTGTCTAAACCGAAAGAATCTATTTCATGATACCTAATAAgaattgtaaaatattaaacattacAAAGCATTCAAATCCACTCACAATCTTCCAAATAATCACTTTTCACTATAACAATAAATGTCCCAAAAGCCAAGCAAACGGAACATCACATTGTATCTTTATAATGATGTCGACTCTATGTGTACATGTCGCAGGCAAATGGTTATTTCAGGTAGATATCTTCTTCCTAGTCAGATACTGTCTGCCTAGGCAAACAGTAGTTCGTTAcagttttatcattaaatgtcTAGGCAAATACTATTGGACAAGACAAATAGTATCTGTCTAAGCTTGTTTTAGGCAAATACCATTTTTTCGATACAACAATGGAATATAGAGTAGGTACCTGTTCTAAATAAAGTAGTTCCTATCGTTATCAACCTGCTTTTCTTAAATTCAAGTCACTAATGAGTGTCAAACGAGTCAAATTACTTAtactaaatacaaaaatttactagTTTTGACAATTCTTGCTGGAATGGCATCTACTGTTGCATAtcatcttatttttgaaacaagtACACCTTTTTGTACTGCACTAAAATTTCGAAGGCTGGAAGAAAACAGCAGAAAACAGTGATTGTGAAGTACAGGTCTCTCTTAATATAGCATTcatggggttgggttgggttggtttaaaGAGCTATttgcctgaaaatattttagccatATACTGTACGAAGGAGTAGAATTAATCCacaaatgtaaaaaaaaatttcgaatggACCTTCTAGAGATGATGGAAATATATCGGCACAACAATCAAAAAAACACTAAACTACTCAACGGCCAACTCGAATTTAAATATATGCctatatttacatatttaaagttaaaaattaattttatttaaatttatagaaTTATGGGTTTCGATCCATACAATAGTGCCATCTCGTAACATTTCGTAATATCTGTAAAAACAGGTCttgtttttcgtttttcgtGTTTTCATGTATCGTTTGACACACGCTTTAATTGTACGTTTATAAGTTCGTGTATCTGtgttgttttataatttagttattttatttacatataaGGGTTATTGTATTATAACACTAAACTCATAAAACCTTTATGACATTTCACGTTCTaagaaaaacagttttttccACTTGACTGtaagtattttatataaaaaacaaaaaaattttcaacgaaaaaacaaatttgtaatCCTTTTTAATCATAGATTCGACTGATGATGGTTTTATAAGCCGAAACTAGTAtcgagaaaataaaacaagcgAGTGAGAAGTTGATCTATATTCATTTTccttttaatatactatttgcCTAGGAAAGTAGAATTTAGactgaaataaatgtaataaaactatttgccTAGGCAGATAGTATCTGACTAGGAAAAAGCTATTTACCTGAAACAACCATTTGCATGTGGCATACATACAACCCAAATGTTATTCTGGCCAACGAGTTTTCAAGGCACAATGAAAGTTTTAGACGCCGCCGTTCTATGCCTATTTTGCTTTTTCACGTTGCTATATTATGTTCTTTATAATAAAGTAtgttaataaagtaaattatAAAGTAGTAAACTAAGTTAATATGGGATAATTTAAGGCATAGTGCGCAATAATATGCATTAGTTAATTCTAAGTGAAGATAGTCTGTAGTAATGTAGACGATACAGATTTGTATCAGATGCAGTCATCAACAATACCAATGATACATGCCAATTTGCAACAATGTATACAACTTCTAGTAAGATATAGACTTTTAACAATCTAGATGATATGGGATAGTCTCAGATATAATGTTCAATAACATAAATgacttttgttaaaaaaggaCAGTGTATATGTTGCTTATATTAAAGTGGTAAACATGGAATAAAAATAAGGAATAATCTCAGACATCGTGCGTGGTGGTATATTGTTACTATTGCTAGGGTAATTTCTAGGTAATCCGTAGTAATGAGAAGATGGAAGCTAATGTGAGACATACATAATTTTGGCTAATATAGAGCGGAGGCTAATACATAACTGTAATAAAGTAGGTAACATGGAATTGTGACAGGCTGATGTCATACATCCTGAAAGACAAAAGTAAGAAGAAGGGCAAATTAATATTGTGGTTAGATTATGAATTTACCAAAATACAAGTACATACTACTAAAATATATGATATAGTCATTGACCTTAGGTCAGGAGGAAGTAGGTACTTACTTTGATTTGTTGTTTGTTCGTTAGACTTACCGGTCAATTTCTGTTAAGATTAAACAACTGATGCTAGGTtatcaaaaagaaacaaaattttgtgATGAAGTTACACAAATAATAAATCTGAGCCCAGCAACATAAGAATCTACAAGGAGACTGGTTCCTTTATCAGTATAATCCAAATATGAATCCACCAATGAATCTTTCGAAAAGAGATGTCAAgtacatattgttttttttttttgcatcaaAACTTTAATTGTCTTTTATTAAAGTTTGCCTAATTTCATATTGACATGGGGATAGAATTCCGATCCTAGACCATTTAGTGTTGAATCAAAGTACAAATATGTGGAAATAGTTGATGGAGTAAAAAATTAGCAAGAAACACGGAAAAATACTTGAAATGTTATTACCTAGCATAAGGAAAGACGAAggcaattttttgatttgcgTTGAACTCAAACACTGGATTTAAATCCAATTGAACATGTGCGGCCACGTTAGGTCAAGCGAATACTGAATCATATAGAagctttttgaaaattaccgttaataaacaatttaattttagttaaaaacaATGCAGTATACAACTGTTTGTTGTATCAAGACTGTCAAGTTTTGTTTTGTGTGATTAACTTTTGTTATCTAGTTATATAGGTTGTTACAGAATAACTATTCCTAATTTTTGGGAAatgacataaaaatttctaatcatcttgctatattaatttttctcctatcttataatgttttataaaacgttaGATTACATTAATGTTGGATGTAGATTTTTCTCCTTCAttgaatttataatataacacATGATATGGGATATGTCCAAACAGTAGTGttataatgtaaattaatGGTAAGGTAAGGAAGTGTCATACATTGTATGTAACAACAAAGCAGAATAATCTAACGGCGTTAAATTGCATATGTCTTCAATAGATCAATGGTTTGACCAGCTGTATGGCATGTGACACCATCTTATTAGAACCACTTGTCACTGATTTCAAGTTCATCCCGAAGATACTTAGGAAATTCGGGATGTTTTTCAAACTTTATCAGGGCCCACCATTTTGAGAAATTCCGTCGCTTCAACTGCTGAAGAGGGTTCAGTTCTTGAGTTAATTTGATCTTGTTGCGCTATCTCACTGGTACAGCAACATTCAATAGTGAATACTGGAATTGATCCACTACAACACGCACAGCCTGTCTGGTATTATGACCGAATACTAGAATAAGCGATCTTAAAGTTTGACTGAACTGATACTATTCGATTGTGAACTTTTCGATGATAAAAAGGTTCACCTGGGGGATAGAGAAAGTTGATATGGATCTAAGATCAATATGCAAAAATCAGTATAAACATAGGAATAGGAAATTGTAGGTTACAGCTCTAAGTTCCTTGCTTTTGAAACTCATCGTCAATATTGGActgataatatttatttttcgaatTAACTGAAGTATTGTAAGATCGTTTGGAAACTGGATACCAAACttcaagattttaatttacatgCCAAAACACTTAAGTTTTGAAaacaaacttatttttaatgattgtgATGTggttatagaaaaaataaaagtgtaaGCATGTTTGTTAATCACTTTAATGTTATTCCTAAATCGCTCAGAGATTATTTTGAAGACGCGATACACAAAAAGAGACGGTGTGTAAATATATATTGTTTGTATATATTGTTTGATTTCGCCATGAAATTGTGGTGATGCTTCTTACAATTAGAGATTTCCTTCACGTTAGTGTAAACACATAATCTAGAGTTTCCTTATGTGTCCATAATTAGAATTTTCATCACAACCGTTATAACAACATGTATTACATAACGTTCGCTATAGTGGGGAACTTTACAGaggaataaaaactttgtatgTCATTGACATTGATTTGTGGCTTTCTAAGGCTCAgggaaaaaatgaaaaaatagttaattaattttaccaagtagttaaaatcaactatataaagaacattaaaattaaatattgtataaaaaaaattggataCAACTTTTTATCCATACAAAAAAATCCCTTCAAAACGTTATTCACCTTGAAACgtaatttaaatctaatcgtttttgttccatctatttattttttcaccAAAGAAAgctattaaaatagaaaaaaaactgaATGGCTAAAAATAACTCAAATGATTACCCATTTCAGTTGAAAAATGATCATTAATAGTTTAcaatatgtatataaaaaataattatctttaGAGGTTTGAAAAGGATGACAAACACCTCATAATTATTTAGAAGGAAACTTGTCGATTCGACTTCGACCAAAATAATTACTGCCTATTATTTTCGACACCTTAATTGTGACGTCAACTATTTAAATGTGTTGATGCGTTCGTACGCATATATAAAAGTCGCATACTAAATTGGTCATCAATCAGTACGAATCGTGTACATTTTGTGTGCAGaacaaactaaaataattagaaaagaCAAAAATGAAGCATATTCTAGTCGTTTTGTTTGCTTGTGTTTTGGCTTTTGCTTATGCCAGGCCAGACGATAAATATACTACTAAATACGACGGAGTTGATTTAGAtgccattttaaaaaataaacgtttgTTGCATGGctatattaattgtttattggAAAAGGGGCCATGTAGCCCTGATGGAACTGAATTAAAGAgtaagtgttaaaaaaaagacctatttattcacttttatgattattttataCAGATAATCTTCCCGATGCCATAAACAACGGTTGCTCAAAATGTAGTGAAAAACAAAGAGAAGGTGGTAAGAAAGTTCTTCGTTTCATTATCGATAATGAAAGGGCAGCTTGGGATGAATTGGAGAAGAAATATGATCCTTCTGGTGAATATAGGAAGAAGTACGAAGCTGAGGCTAAAAAAGAAGGaattaatttgtaaacaaaatgATGATTACTCTTATTCTTTTCAATCAAAATCTGTGCCAATGATGACCAATATTCACGCAAACCTAATGAGTCCTATAGTCTCTTGTTTTTTAGCTgagcatttaaaaaaaccaaaaaaaaattataaatttgttatttatatttaataaaaaagaatgttattaattattatggcttgttattttaatgggtgacaaataattataactattTTATTGGTTCTGAAGTTCTGAGTGTTTCGATAGTTAGCAAAACGAAGGcgaatattttcaaagaatcattATTGTGTATAATTATGACAATtacgaaataattaaaactttctattttaaaatttcgtaaaaGAACAAAAGCTTACCGGTATACAAGTataaaaaatcacatttacTTCATGTAATttcagaaataattttgatttaaattgtaaGAATTTCATCATATTTTGTGTAGCCTttgaaaattcaattttaattatcgtTTCTCTTATTcaacttgaaacatttttcataaaaattacaacGTTTGTTGGCAGATTAAGTGTTGAACGTTTAACACTGTTTGTGAAAAATCAACAACTATTCATCAATCTAAATTGTGTATTATCCGATAGtgctttaattaaattagccAAAATGGCTAACTACTTGATGTAAAATGGCATCAATTAAAATCTCTTAAAACTGCTTAAAATggctgaaaattaaaataagatttGATTTATGTGGATAGCATTAATACCTGTCTGGATATGATTGGGTAAATAAATTTAGCAGGGGCTGAGTGTTGAGTTATGTTACTGTGCAAAATATTACCTCAACGTCATCCGACCAGAATCGGTTTATAATGATGAATAAAACGTATCCTGTCAACTGATTCAAAGCAttcttaaagttttaaatgcaGAAGATGTGACCGGACTGCAACAAGTTGCATAAATAGATCCTTctataaaaaaggtttttttggaTACTATTAAATAAGTATAAGGATTCTTGAAATGTGAAAGTACATTCACCATTAATAGATTACCAAACCCATTCAAAAAAGGTCATCCTAACATTGGAGTAATGATGGCACAAAATGGCACTTacaataaaattctaaaagaTCTAGTTAATATTTCCAATGACAATCTCTTTGAATCcaacaataaatcaattttaataatgaacGACAAAAAGACGACCTAACAGCAAATATATGAAATGAACAAGGGTATAAAGGATTTATTGTTAGCATCTCCTTTACTAGATCTATGTCGATGGACATTCTTCTGACGTAACTTTCCATGCAACTAAATCCTGTCAAGAAAATGGCATCATACTGATTACACTCATTTCAATCTCTACTCATTTTATCTAACACGTGAATATTGCTGTTTTTCGTGTTGGCAATTAATATCGAGAAATTAATCCTTTACTCTTTACCAGAAACTACGAAATCTGCACAATGGTTTCAGAGCTTCTCACTCTACATTTCACTGAAATTCTTAGTGGTAATGATAACCGTTCAGCTACTAACAATGGTGTCGTTATAGGAAACATTAGAAGATCTATGTTTTCTGGAGTCGCGAATAGATAAAGAAAAACGTCTGTCGTTTCAAAAATCATCGTGTACATTGAGTTAATGGTTTCATTGTTTCAACTCTGGTGTAATATTACTCAAGACTATAATGATCTTAAAAATTATGGTTTGCcagttaataaagtttttcagATAAAAATTGTGATGAACAGACAtgaccgtttttgaaaatgaaattgaatgTGATACTATTaatgtaatagaagttttgtGTTCTGATTATGTACTTTCAAGAAGTAACAAGAAATAAATGTCAATTCACAAGTTCAAAATCAAAGTGAGACAAAAGTATTGATTGAAACCAGTTTGACCAGAATTAAAAGATACTAGGAAAAAGTGAGAGAAGGAAATATACCATATATTGCCACATCAGTGCAATGGTAACAATGCTACTAATACTATataagatatttcaaaactcCGCCTTGTCTTCTTGTACAAACCTAAGTTTATTTAACTATTTCCATCCAGTTATGTAATAATTCCAAAACTGTATGTAATAGTTGTTCGGTAAACAGATGACACACTAAGACAgaaaaaatgatgtaaaatgaaaaattttatacttaaattGTCAAAATGATGTATTAGAAAGCAAAATGCCAAGAACATGTCAGCAggaatgaaaatattaaattaagaaaCTGAAATAATATCATCGCTATGGGTAATAAGCACACATCACCACTTTTGGACGCAGTAATACTACAAAACCTTATCTATTCTTATCATCGACAGATGCGAAGTAGagtatttaaagataaattaggCATCCTGGGAAGAAATCAAGTTTACAATTAACCAAACCACTCCAACttgcattatttttatacagaATGTACAAAAGAATAAAAAGCTAAATGATGCAAAACTAAAACAAGTGGTATAAACTGAgaaaatattttgagaatAAGTGACAACCCCGCCATTACATGAAACAGTGAACTACACCTTTCACACATACCGCTTGTAATTAAGCCTTAAGCATGGAGAAGGTTAGTTAATCTACACGATTATAATCATTTTTCTCCCATGTATTTCCTTATCCCTAACTTGTACTGTTGGGATTTAGAACATATCTGTTATATGATTAATGTTACCGCTCCTTATCTAGGCTATTCAATCAATCATCATAAGTAAAATGTTAAGATGTGCCAAGACGCGTAACATTGTGATTTCATTTAATTGATGCTGACAGCTGTTGTTGTTGGGATTATGCTGGAATCTGCTGTATCTGAAATTTCATGAATATGAGATTGTAACATAGAATCTGGAAGACCcgcttaaataattaattgagaAGTTGACATGATGAAGTTCACATCTTTTTAAACTGAATATCCATTGTATCATGTGGTAGCGATTTAGGTTAGCATTAATACGTGTCGTCTACCAGTTATGGCattaaaatgtgcaaaaaCTAGATCCAATGTGTTCTGATAATCATTGAATTATGTCAAACCACATACTGCTGTAATACTTGTAGTCATTGAAGCTCTTCTAACTTGGGATCTTCACAAAACATCAATATATCATTCGAAAATTGTtgaactaaaataataatctgATCTATAAACGAATATCAGACTTAATTGATCTAGTTTTGTTTGTAAATATAAGACGCCTATAGAGACAAACTA
This genomic stretch from Onthophagus taurus isolate NC chromosome 7, IU_Otau_3.0, whole genome shotgun sequence harbors:
- the LOC111421907 gene encoding ejaculatory bulb-specific protein 3-like, whose protein sequence is MKHILVVLFACVLAFAYARPDDKYTTKYDGVDLDAILKNKRLLHGYINCLLEKGPCSPDGTELKNNLPDAINNGCSKCSEKQREGGKKVLRFIIDNERAAWDELEKKYDPSGEYRKKYEAEAKKEGINL